A window of Candidatus Omnitrophota bacterium contains these coding sequences:
- a CDS encoding glycosyltransferase family 2 protein, with protein sequence MQNESRLISVVFPVFNEEGNLEKLYEEVRSVCIQHGINYEMVFVDNGSSDNSLVILKDLNKRDNKVRYISLSRNFGHQGALFAGMTYANGDAVITMDADLQHPPSLIPEMLKFWSEGAEVVYTIKKDPNLKGQRRLFVKGFYWLISKISGLNLNFGQSDFRLLDKKALEALLKIPEYHKFLRGQVEWVGFKQKYLFYNVDGRYSGQSKFSYKDLLSFALDGIFAFSRNPLRLITLAGVIISALSFSYILFVMVLWLLQRFGIAMNIVLLPGWATLVVAVFFLSSLQLAAMGILGEYIGRVYDQVKGRPVFIVREISGERHN encoded by the coding sequence ATGCAAAATGAAAGTCGTTTAATTTCCGTAGTGTTCCCGGTATTTAACGAAGAGGGCAACTTGGAAAAGTTATATGAGGAAGTGAGGTCTGTATGTATTCAACACGGTATCAATTATGAGATGGTGTTTGTTGATAACGGTAGCAGCGATAATTCACTGGTAATATTAAAGGATCTCAATAAGCGGGATAATAAAGTCCGTTATATTTCACTTTCCCGCAATTTCGGCCACCAGGGCGCCCTCTTTGCCGGTATGACTTATGCAAACGGCGATGCGGTTATTACTATGGATGCCGACCTTCAGCATCCGCCATCGCTGATACCCGAGATGCTTAAATTCTGGAGCGAGGGGGCAGAGGTAGTCTATACTATAAAAAAAGATCCCAATCTTAAGGGGCAGAGGCGACTTTTTGTTAAAGGGTTTTACTGGTTGATATCCAAGATATCCGGATTAAATCTCAATTTCGGACAGTCCGATTTTCGCCTGCTTGATAAAAAAGCCCTGGAGGCGCTTCTCAAGATCCCGGAATATCATAAATTCTTAAGGGGCCAGGTAGAGTGGGTAGGCTTTAAGCAGAAATACCTGTTCTATAATGTTGATGGGCGATATAGCGGGCAATCCAAATTCTCATACAAGGATCTACTGTCTTTTGCATTGGACGGTATTTTTGCTTTCTCCAGAAACCCGCTGCGTTTAATAACTTTGGCCGGTGTCATAATATCGGCTTTGTCATTTTCTTATATTCTATTTGTTATGGTACTATGGTTACTGCAAAGGTTTGGTATCGCGATGAATATCGTTTTACTTCCGGGTTGGGCGACTTTGGTAGTCGCGGTATTTTTCTTGAGTAGTTTACAGCTGGCGGCAATGGGTATTTTAGGCGAATATATCGGCAGAGTTTATGATCAGGTTAAGGGGAGACCCGTATTTATCGTCCGTGAGATATCTGGTGAGAGGCATAATTGA
- a CDS encoding glycosyltransferase — protein MFNEKLAVIIPTKDRPEELRRCLESIEDQGFKPAQIIIVDGGSRAVSGVVDSFSGLNIDYVRKTPPSLTAQRNAGIKMVRDGVSLVAFLDDDVALETDSLKNMMKFWEAASLDTAGACFNNMSEPFRRPAFLEKVFLVNADIPGRILPSGFQSIPCAVDRTMRIDWLIGCAMVFRRKVFEEFMFDEKFSGYARYEDVDFSYSVGKKYKMFVVADAKIKHFVKLENVGYSSALGKMEVVNRVYFVKKNPDLSVPLCYWALFGIFLNNIIKGLLGFDSRYKLRARGNLAGFLESLK, from the coding sequence ATGTTTAACGAAAAATTAGCCGTTATTATCCCTACGAAGGACAGGCCGGAAGAACTGAGGCGCTGCCTGGAAAGCATAGAAGACCAGGGTTTTAAGCCGGCGCAGATCATCATTGTGGATGGCGGCAGCCGGGCCGTAAGCGGCGTAGTGGATAGTTTCAGCGGCCTCAATATAGATTATGTCAGGAAGACCCCGCCGTCCTTAACGGCTCAGAGAAACGCCGGTATTAAGATGGTCAGGGACGGGGTATCGCTTGTGGCTTTCCTTGACGATGACGTCGCGTTAGAGACAGACAGCCTGAAAAATATGATGAAGTTCTGGGAGGCAGCTTCTTTGGATACGGCCGGCGCCTGTTTTAATAATATGTCGGAGCCATTCAGGAGGCCGGCATTCCTTGAGAAGGTCTTTTTGGTGAATGCCGATATACCCGGAAGGATCCTGCCTTCCGGGTTTCAGAGCATACCTTGCGCCGTGGACAGGACGATGCGGATTGATTGGCTTATCGGATGCGCCATGGTCTTCCGAAGGAAGGTCTTTGAAGAATTTATGTTTGACGAGAAGTTTTCAGGTTACGCGCGTTATGAAGACGTGGATTTCAGTTACAGCGTCGGAAAGAAATACAAGATGTTTGTTGTGGCAGACGCGAAAATAAAGCATTTTGTAAAGCTGGAGAATGTGGGATACAGTTCTGCCCTGGGTAAAATGGAAGTAGTTAACCGCGTATATTTCGTGAAGAAGAACCCGGATCTGTCGGTCCCCTTATGTTATTGGGCATTATTCGGGATATTCCTTAATAACATTATTAAGGGGTTGCTTGGGTTTGACAGCAGATATAAACTAAGGGCAAGAGGAAATCTGGCTGGTTTTCTTGAGAGCTTAAAATGA
- a CDS encoding nucleotidyltransferase family protein, which yields MNKDKVVILCGGRGRRLGKLSRALPKPLIPLGEKPILQHIVEFYMSHGFREFILCTGYLSESIEAFISRGNLGAKIEISNAGEDAGMLKRLFLVKDLIGNRAIVTYGDTFVNMDPNLVLKWHIKSRKNLTITIADIRSPFGIVKYDREQRVTLFEEKPLFSYYIGNFITDKAVLEDLDNNLISLPDGEGLIGLFNNLIDKGELTAYKHKGFNITFNTAQEWAKAEEDFIKFFTQEEG from the coding sequence ATGAATAAAGATAAGGTAGTTATTTTATGCGGCGGCAGAGGAAGAAGGTTGGGTAAATTAAGCAGGGCATTGCCAAAGCCGTTGATACCGCTAGGGGAGAAACCAATTCTCCAGCATATTGTTGAATTCTATATGAGTCATGGTTTCAGGGAATTTATTTTGTGCACCGGTTATTTGTCGGAGTCCATAGAGGCGTTTATCTCCCGCGGTAATCTTGGCGCCAAAATTGAAATTTCTAATGCCGGAGAAGATGCGGGCATGCTTAAAAGGCTATTTTTGGTAAAAGACCTGATAGGGAATAGGGCAATAGTGACCTACGGAGATACCTTTGTCAACATGGACCCGAACCTGGTATTAAAATGGCATATAAAAAGCAGGAAGAACTTAACCATTACAATAGCAGATATACGAAGCCCTTTTGGCATCGTCAAGTACGACAGAGAGCAGCGCGTTACTCTTTTTGAAGAAAAGCCTCTCTTTTCGTATTATATCGGCAATTTTATTACGGATAAAGCCGTCTTGGAGGATCTTGATAATAACCTTATTTCTTTGCCGGATGGAGAAGGCTTAATAGGGCTCTTTAATAATTTGATTGATAAAGGGGAATTGACTGCTTATAAACACAAAGGATTTAATATTACCTTCAATACTGCGCAGGAATGGGCAAAGGCAGAAGAGGATTTTATTAAATTCTTCACACAAGAGGAAGGATAG
- a CDS encoding radical SAM protein, whose amino-acid sequence MSRKHTIILFYPKTERDNINKNIPLPLLKIGSELKNAGYKVVIIDERMEENYIDGLKQALPEALFFGVSSMTGYQIAGGLRASSLVKKINGELPVVWGGWHPSILPEETLANENIDIVVIGQGEATIKELPYALSHGLGLESVDGIAYKRQGRVVRNDQRQFRDINEFGPAAFDLFDFEKYIFTTPLGGRTIFWNSSQGCPYACGFCSTPEVYKRRWSGLSADNLSAQINTLVKRYKIDGITFAEDNFFVDLKRAEDICRKIIDSGIRIKWATDARVDQINRFPESLISLLEESGCAKLYIGAETGDEDVLDLIDKKIRPGDIVKAAEILDKHRIVSEFFMIAGFPLDPEKDLQRSLKLIKDIKSRFPDHQFTPFLYTPYPGTPLLDLSIKKGLRVPEKLEDWQDWSILTVNTPWVNNAYLDKINMCVKYLYPLAFPSKSLERRFSNGYKGFFYRMLRRIAALRVKYDFFIMPLEWAAIKMFYRLKTRFNIFAGFDSFR is encoded by the coding sequence ATGAGCCGCAAGCATACCATTATCTTATTTTACCCTAAGACAGAAAGGGATAATATAAACAAGAATATCCCGCTTCCTTTGCTTAAGATCGGCTCAGAGCTGAAAAACGCGGGATATAAAGTCGTCATTATAGACGAGCGCATGGAAGAGAACTATATCGATGGTTTAAAGCAGGCGTTGCCCGAGGCGTTATTCTTCGGCGTAAGTTCCATGACCGGATATCAGATAGCCGGCGGGCTAAGGGCCTCATCATTAGTAAAAAAAATAAACGGGGAATTGCCGGTGGTCTGGGGAGGGTGGCATCCGTCCATATTACCGGAGGAGACATTGGCAAATGAGAATATCGACATTGTAGTAATAGGCCAGGGAGAGGCGACCATCAAGGAATTGCCATATGCCTTGAGCCATGGTTTGGGCCTGGAGTCTGTCGACGGCATAGCATATAAGAGGCAGGGCAGGGTTGTGCGTAATGATCAGCGTCAATTCCGGGATATCAATGAATTCGGCCCCGCGGCATTTGACCTGTTTGATTTTGAGAAATATATATTTACGACCCCTTTAGGCGGCAGGACAATATTTTGGAATTCTTCCCAGGGCTGTCCCTACGCGTGCGGATTTTGCAGCACGCCGGAGGTTTATAAGCGCAGATGGAGCGGACTCAGCGCGGATAACTTATCAGCTCAGATAAATACGCTGGTCAAAAGGTATAAGATAGACGGCATCACATTCGCCGAAGATAACTTTTTCGTGGACCTTAAACGGGCGGAGGATATTTGCCGTAAGATAATTGACAGCGGTATCAGGATCAAATGGGCTACCGATGCCAGGGTGGATCAGATCAACCGCTTTCCGGAAAGCTTGATATCTTTACTGGAAGAGAGCGGCTGCGCCAAATTATATATAGGCGCCGAAACAGGGGATGAAGATGTGTTGGATCTTATAGATAAAAAGATAAGGCCCGGAGATATTGTCAAGGCCGCTGAAATACTGGATAAACACAGGATCGTATCCGAGTTTTTTATGATCGCGGGGTTTCCTCTTGACCCGGAGAAAGACCTTCAGCGCAGTTTGAAACTGATCAAGGATATAAAATCACGTTTTCCCGACCATCAGTTCACGCCTTTTCTCTATACGCCTTATCCCGGCACTCCGCTTTTAGATCTGTCTATTAAAAAAGGCCTCAGGGTCCCGGAGAAGCTGGAAGATTGGCAGGATTGGAGTATCCTTACGGTGAATACCCCCTGGGTAAACAACGCGTATCTGGATAAGATCAATATGTGTGTTAAATACCTTTATCCGTTGGCCTTTCCTTCAAAGTCACTGGAACGCAGGTTCAGTAATGGCTATAAGGGTTTCTTCTATAGAATGCTGCGCCGGATAGCCGCCTTACGGGTCAAGTACGATTTCTTTATTATGCCTTTAGAGTGGGCGGCGATAAAGATGTTTTACAGGTTGAAGACCAGATTCAATATCTTCGCAGGGTTTGATTCATTCAGGTGA
- a CDS encoding class I SAM-dependent methyltransferase yields the protein MSDNDTSAIYSKEYFLGSEYNNYLADKEILQKNFGLRLRMLQAFMEPNRHRHLLEIGCAYGFFLELVRKQFDTVLGLDISGDGVLYAREQLKVDAVKADFLKYDLKGRRFDVVCMWDTIEHLSSPDLYLEKISNNTKSGSLVALTTGDIDSFNARLRRGGWRMIHPPTHIHFFSSKTLTRMLDRFGFDVVYNSYCGFYRGIDYMAYRMFVLNKGNSLIYNLLRKYGLTRVRFYLNLFDVMYVIARRR from the coding sequence TTGAGTGACAATGATACATCCGCAATTTATAGTAAAGAATATTTTTTGGGCAGTGAATATAACAACTACTTAGCGGACAAAGAGATCTTGCAGAAAAACTTCGGGCTACGTCTAAGAATGCTGCAGGCCTTTATGGAACCAAACCGCCATAGGCACCTTCTTGAGATCGGTTGTGCTTACGGTTTTTTCCTTGAGTTGGTAAGAAAGCAGTTTGATACAGTCTTAGGTCTCGACATATCTGGAGACGGAGTTCTCTATGCCCGCGAACAGTTAAAGGTAGATGCTGTTAAGGCGGATTTTCTAAAATATGATTTAAAGGGTCGTAGATTTGATGTAGTTTGTATGTGGGACACTATCGAACACTTGTCCAGTCCAGATCTGTATTTGGAAAAAATCAGCAATAATACGAAAAGCGGCTCATTGGTCGCCCTGACCACAGGAGACATAGATAGTTTTAATGCGCGATTGAGAAGAGGAGGATGGCGCATGATACATCCACCGACGCATATACATTTTTTTTCCAGTAAGACTTTAACTAGAATGCTGGACAGGTTCGGATTTGATGTAGTTTATAATAGTTACTGCGGATTTTATCGCGGTATTGATTATATGGCTTACAGAATGTTTGTATTGAATAAGGGGAACTCCTTAATTTATAATCTGTTGCGTAAATACGGTTTAACCAGGGTTAGATTTTATTTAAATCTGTTTGATGTAATGTATGTTATAGCCCGTAGGCGTTAG
- a CDS encoding NAD-dependent epimerase/dehydratase family protein, with product MPGNRLIRQLQDRSILITGGGGFLGGYLFRRLRQMCRRVSLYNGDVRDIGNFRERYDLVCHLAAVNKTVLSGGIGELFEINTNGTLSVMRYCLRNGARCLFASSSAVYKPARQKEWLSEHSPIIPQSLYGVSKMLAEDICEYHAKNFGLGVIAFRIFNMYGPGQKAPFLIPYVLRQLSRRQPVVLKSPMAVRDFVYISDVVNAFVLSCALKFKGFLALNIGSGKGLSVYGLAKRLALLKGVKYKIDRVNNSDHKRSYIIADLKNTRKTLGWSPEIALDNGLMEVVRLS from the coding sequence ATGCCAGGAAACAGATTAATAAGACAGTTGCAAGACCGCAGTATCTTGATTACCGGTGGAGGCGGTTTTCTCGGGGGTTATCTTTTTCGCCGTTTAAGACAGATGTGCAGACGGGTTTCTCTGTACAATGGAGATGTGAGAGATATAGGTAATTTCAGGGAAAGATACGATTTAGTCTGCCATCTCGCAGCTGTTAATAAGACAGTTCTTAGCGGAGGAATCGGCGAGCTATTTGAAATTAATACAAATGGGACCCTGTCTGTAATGCGCTATTGTCTTCGTAATGGAGCGAGATGCTTATTTGCCTCTTCATCTGCCGTCTATAAGCCGGCTAGGCAGAAGGAATGGCTAAGCGAACATTCCCCCATTATCCCCCAATCCTTATACGGAGTCAGCAAAATGCTTGCCGAAGATATCTGCGAATATCACGCAAAGAACTTTGGGCTCGGCGTTATTGCGTTTCGCATATTTAATATGTACGGACCGGGACAAAAAGCCCCATTCTTGATACCGTATGTCCTGAGGCAATTATCCAGAAGACAACCGGTAGTATTGAAATCTCCTATGGCAGTCAGAGACTTCGTGTATATTTCTGATGTAGTTAACGCCTTCGTTCTGTCTTGCGCTTTAAAGTTCAAAGGTTTTCTGGCCTTGAATATCGGTTCAGGCAAGGGCTTGAGTGTTTATGGCCTGGCAAAAAGATTAGCTTTGCTTAAAGGGGTAAAGTATAAGATCGATAGAGTCAATAATAGCGACCATAAGAGGAGTTATATAATTGCTGATTTAAAAAATACGAGAAAAACCCTGGGTTGGAGCCCGGAGATCGCGTTGGATAATGGACTTATGGAAGTGGTGCGCTTATCTTAG
- a CDS encoding polysaccharide pyruvyl transferase family protein: MKKRAVILNDTFFEMEHGCRLVMKNIRYLLHKKNIDVIDTNPVGVNWECNTRFIRNVRKSDIVIVNGEGTIHHNQKEGLYLVKVSEYCKKLNIPVVLINAVYHANNEECAGYMKNFDLIFVRESLSKRELDRLGVNSEIVPDMTLFSDAKDAPQRRRSDRIGFTDSAYIHLSQKMYNYSKRSKRFVYLPLVRPYRLEGVFNPMKLFQKIKYEGRNAMTFLQNRVLGYALDHAYERRLYYVNSWKDYIEIVGNLRMLITARFHALCFALTTETPFLALSSNSHKIEGIMQDIGLNNNRLVNFESLNERMISQYDSFSDDELSKVSDYTQSAVKKIEKMFDKIKGIS; this comes from the coding sequence ATGAAAAAGAGGGCTGTAATATTAAATGATACTTTTTTTGAAATGGAGCATGGATGCCGGCTTGTGATGAAGAATATCAGATATTTATTACATAAAAAGAATATTGATGTTATAGATACAAATCCAGTAGGCGTAAATTGGGAATGCAATACGAGATTTATCAGGAATGTCAGGAAAAGCGATATTGTGATAGTTAACGGCGAAGGGACCATTCATCATAACCAGAAAGAAGGGTTGTATTTGGTTAAGGTCAGCGAATATTGTAAGAAATTAAACATTCCCGTAGTATTGATAAATGCCGTATATCATGCTAACAATGAAGAGTGTGCGGGATATATGAAGAATTTTGATTTGATATTTGTCCGAGAGAGTTTAAGTAAGAGAGAATTGGATAGATTAGGCGTTAATAGCGAGATAGTCCCCGATATGACGCTCTTCAGCGATGCAAAAGATGCCCCCCAGAGAAGAAGGTCGGACAGAATAGGATTTACAGATAGCGCTTATATACACCTTTCTCAAAAGATGTACAATTATTCCAAGAGGTCAAAGCGTTTTGTTTATCTGCCTTTAGTAAGGCCCTACAGATTGGAAGGGGTATTTAATCCTATGAAACTTTTTCAAAAAATAAAGTATGAAGGGCGAAATGCAATGACTTTTCTACAAAACAGGGTTTTAGGATATGCTTTGGACCATGCTTATGAAAGGAGGCTCTATTATGTTAATTCTTGGAAGGACTATATTGAAATAGTCGGCAATTTAAGGATGCTGATAACTGCAAGATTCCATGCGCTTTGTTTTGCCCTGACGACAGAGACGCCTTTCTTGGCCTTGAGCTCAAATTCGCATAAGATTGAAGGTATAATGCAAGATATCGGTTTAAACAATAACAGGCTTGTAAATTTCGAGAGTCTAAACGAGCGGATGATTTCTCAATATGACAGTTTTAGCGATGATGAGTTATCAAAGGTTTCTGACTACACGCAGAGCGCAGTAAAGAAGATAGAAAAGATGTTTGATAAGATTAAAGGAATATCTTAG
- a CDS encoding glycosyltransferase family 39 protein codes for MKGGTINIIILAVICCASFILAVPTIKNNIDNPNLITYFNSDEGYLMDLVWYYYNGEKRPSYQMDVDYGLEGMLVSDLAHTLFSKFVDFTPGRFVLVLRWIHLLSWIAALIALWYLIGYHFASGSQQILVVLLLAVRPSFDYLLNNLKPEPLVLLLMVVGLNYTLRVIDKPSWRVLLIAILYAVFAFHIKYAGVFLLPAIIAAMYFGQHNQRIANTNYNPVFPVIKKSWFFESLIGIAMILLPVVYILLYVRKSTGATFYQEYGILGSLFKYKAAIFVIIAGSVLTFLPLLLSIFSKRGRQKRRDIIAKLNEINSYVFIAGGLFFVFLLVFGMRWLFSLENFLITHSYNLFDFTGIAAVKGLGERSIFSAFLHSFVYKMRSFDILILILFVFYLFVEFSPKFRDRRIEKAAFYKRMVILVFLLPFFLSFFSIGRFTEHHMLPFFVAICILCVRSLYMFISDYRGRGLLKYLFIMVLVSLFTVDIYLNAYRLAGSRIYQYRQREDIAFEIADWMYEHIPLDSRIVSDQHTNVYVPPKYLNIRSLAFGEQDRTKRLASLVSEHNAEYLYYNANERDNPWPPIQELLPNKRVLLMKEFNNSEYYYQRKPNARFVLYKVLN; via the coding sequence ATGAAAGGCGGAACAATAAACATTATAATCCTGGCCGTGATTTGTTGCGCGAGCTTTATATTGGCGGTGCCTACCATTAAGAATAATATAGATAACCCCAATCTAATTACTTACTTTAATAGTGATGAAGGTTATTTGATGGATCTTGTCTGGTATTATTACAACGGAGAAAAAAGGCCGAGTTATCAGATGGATGTTGATTATGGCCTGGAAGGGATGCTTGTTTCAGATTTGGCGCATACCTTGTTCTCTAAGTTTGTAGATTTTACTCCCGGTAGATTTGTTTTAGTATTGCGTTGGATTCATTTGTTGTCTTGGATCGCCGCCCTTATAGCGTTGTGGTATTTAATAGGGTATCACTTTGCAAGCGGCAGTCAACAAATTCTGGTGGTCCTATTGCTGGCTGTCAGGCCTAGCTTTGATTACCTTTTGAATAATCTTAAGCCCGAGCCGCTTGTGTTGTTATTAATGGTAGTAGGGCTTAATTATACGTTGAGAGTAATTGATAAACCTTCCTGGAGGGTTCTTTTGATTGCTATATTGTATGCTGTGTTTGCTTTTCATATAAAGTATGCCGGTGTATTCCTATTGCCGGCGATTATAGCTGCCATGTATTTTGGACAGCACAACCAGAGAATAGCGAATACAAATTACAATCCCGTATTTCCTGTTATTAAGAAATCGTGGTTTTTTGAATCTCTCATTGGCATAGCTATGATACTGTTGCCGGTAGTATATATTCTCTTGTATGTACGTAAGTCGACAGGGGCCACATTCTATCAGGAATATGGGATTTTAGGGAGCCTGTTTAAATACAAGGCAGCGATTTTTGTTATTATTGCTGGATCGGTCCTTACATTTTTACCCTTACTGTTATCGATCTTTAGTAAGCGTGGAAGACAGAAAAGAAGGGATATAATCGCTAAGCTCAATGAAATAAACTCGTATGTATTTATTGCCGGTGGCCTGTTCTTTGTCTTTCTATTGGTCTTTGGCATGCGCTGGCTGTTTTCGCTTGAAAATTTTCTCATTACCCATTCCTATAATTTATTTGATTTTACAGGTATAGCTGCAGTGAAAGGACTAGGGGAACGCAGCATATTCAGCGCATTCCTGCATTCTTTTGTGTATAAAATGAGGTCGTTTGATATATTGATCCTCATCTTATTTGTATTTTACTTGTTTGTTGAATTCTCTCCGAAATTCCGGGATCGCAGGATTGAGAAGGCTGCTTTTTATAAAAGAATGGTCATACTCGTTTTTCTATTGCCTTTCTTTTTATCTTTTTTCTCAATCGGAAGATTCACAGAGCATCATATGTTGCCTTTCTTTGTGGCTATTTGCATTTTATGTGTTCGGAGTTTGTATATGTTTATATCGGATTATAGGGGCAGAGGATTACTGAAATATCTGTTTATCATGGTATTGGTTTCATTGTTTACGGTTGATATCTATCTGAATGCCTATCGGCTGGCAGGGTCTCGGATATATCAATACCGACAGCGTGAAGATATCGCTTTCGAGATAGCGGATTGGATGTATGAACATATTCCTTTAGATTCACGTATAGTTAGCGATCAGCATACGAATGTATACGTGCCGCCGAAGTATCTCAATATCAGATCTTTGGCATTTGGAGAGCAAGACCGGACCAAAAGGCTGGCTTCTCTTGTTAGCGAGCATAATGCCGAATATCTATATTATAATGCAAATGAACGGGATAACCCATGGCCGCCTATTCAGGAGTTATTGCCCAATAAAAGGGTATTATTGATGAAGGAGTTCAATAATTCAGAATATTACTATCAGAGGAAGCCAAACGCCAGGTTTGTGCTGTATAAGGTGTTAAATTGA
- a CDS encoding GDP-mannose 4,6-dehydratase — protein sequence MERFKNKRVLVTGGSGFIASHLCRRLVENGARLFILTKYNSIIDNIRIVNIWDKITMVEGDIRNPDSLRQIKSIRPDLIYHFAAYNHVGDSFMNISEAIDVNSKGTVNVIDAYEDYERFVYISSSEVYGFQKCVPFSEDMVPFPVSPYSVGKYSGELYVRMKSRVYKKPVVILRPFNAFGPFQSPRAVIAEIIIKCLKGEDVITTEGIQTREFNYIENLVDAFIMAGIKKEAIGETINIGTGQEMPIRLLVRKIHKLTSSRSRLCIGKISYRPTEIWRMAASNKKAKMILGWEPRISFEDGLIKTIEWYQKFNHLFFETDSPLYRLCQETD from the coding sequence ATGGAGCGATTTAAAAATAAGAGGGTACTGGTAACCGGAGGCAGTGGTTTCATAGCTTCTCATTTATGCAGGAGGCTGGTAGAGAATGGGGCGAGGCTTTTTATCTTGACGAAATATAATAGCATTATTGATAACATCCGTATTGTGAACATATGGGATAAGATAACAATGGTTGAGGGTGATATACGCAATCCCGACTCATTGAGGCAGATCAAAAGCATTAGGCCGGATTTAATTTATCATTTCGCGGCATATAATCATGTAGGCGACAGCTTCATGAATATTTCTGAGGCCATTGACGTAAATTCTAAAGGCACAGTGAATGTAATTGATGCTTATGAGGACTACGAGAGATTTGTCTACATATCGTCTTCGGAGGTATACGGTTTTCAGAAATGCGTGCCTTTTTCAGAGGATATGGTGCCGTTTCCCGTCTCCCCTTATTCTGTAGGGAAATATTCAGGTGAATTATATGTAAGGATGAAATCACGTGTCTATAAGAAACCCGTAGTTATATTAAGGCCCTTTAATGCCTTCGGCCCATTCCAGAGCCCAAGGGCGGTTATCGCCGAGATCATCATTAAGTGCCTGAAAGGAGAGGATGTTATAACTACTGAAGGTATTCAGACGCGAGAATTCAATTACATAGAAAATTTAGTAGACGCATTTATTATGGCCGGGATTAAAAAGGAAGCTATAGGAGAGACTATCAATATCGGAACCGGTCAGGAGATGCCCATCAGGCTTCTGGTGAGAAAGATACATAAACTTACCTCTTCCCGTTCACGTTTGTGTATAGGCAAGATATCGTACAGGCCAACAGAGATATGGAGGATGGCTGCCTCAAATAAAAAGGCCAAAATGATATTGGGGTGGGAGCCGAGGATCAGTTTTGAAGACGGTTTGATTAAGACGATTGAGTGGTACCAGAAATTCAATCACCTGTTTTTTGAAACAGATTCTCCATTATATCGATTATGCCAGGAAACAGATTAA
- a CDS encoding radical SAM protein — translation MITNRCNLKCVMCRQWRTPVAKELSTEEWKGIILDLKRSGIRNMHLTGGEPLLREDITGIVFYGSNNGFTVGLTTNGMLATREILEKLVASGLRSIAVSMDAIGEKYDAIRGLPGSFMKLRENLAALSEVRKRRKIDAYINFTLMKATIGELKGVKRFADELGLPLAINIIDKGSFLFDLEENGRDLWVKSDKDFGSLREALDFLRDERSRRPRSLIINFPAIDFIEDYFKDPRQHRVPCVSSQDRVIIDPYGNLMGGCMSMGTFGNLKERPFGELRKAQRYMKAKRGMFYKDCAGCSCGYLFNTRMFLPLILKDAIKRIDLSFQNK, via the coding sequence ATGATCACAAATAGATGCAATCTTAAATGCGTAATGTGCAGGCAGTGGAGGACGCCTGTGGCTAAGGAGTTGTCGACTGAAGAATGGAAGGGCATTATTCTGGATTTGAAAAGAAGCGGCATAAGGAACATGCATTTGACCGGCGGGGAGCCGCTGCTGCGCGAAGATATTACCGGGATAGTTTTTTATGGCAGCAATAACGGTTTTACGGTAGGATTGACTACCAACGGCATGCTGGCTACCAGAGAAATCTTAGAGAAACTTGTCGCTTCGGGCTTAAGGTCCATAGCCGTATCAATGGACGCGATCGGAGAAAAATATGACGCCATACGCGGCCTGCCGGGTTCTTTTATGAAATTGAGAGAGAACCTGGCCGCGCTGTCCGAGGTCAGGAAAAGGCGCAAGATAGACGCGTATATTAATTTTACCCTGATGAAGGCGACCATAGGCGAGTTGAAAGGCGTGAAGAGGTTCGCGGATGAGCTTGGCCTGCCGCTGGCCATCAATATAATAGATAAAGGGTCTTTCCTATTTGATCTGGAGGAGAACGGCAGGGATCTCTGGGTGAAGAGCGATAAGGATTTTGGATCTCTGCGGGAAGCGCTGGATTTTCTAAGAGATGAAAGATCAAGAAGGCCGCGTTCTTTAATAATCAATTTTCCGGCGATAGATTTTATAGAAGATTATTTTAAGGACCCCCGTCAGCACCGAGTGCCATGCGTGAGCTCACAGGACAGGGTGATCATCGACCCATACGGTAATTTGATGGGCGGCTGCATGTCAATGGGGACTTTCGGCAACCTTAAGGAAAGGCCGTTTGGCGAATTAAGGAAGGCGCAGAGGTATATGAAGGCGAAGAGGGGCATGTTCTATAAGGATTGCGCCGGATGTTCCTGCGGATATTTGTTCAACACACGGATGTTCCTTCCTCTCATTCTTAAGGATGCTATCAAGCGTATCGATCTTTCATTCCAGAATAAATAA